ATAATTAATTGTGACTACGACAATTCCTTTTCTAACTAGATTTTCGGGATCGTAATGACTTGCGCTACCAACAGCATATATACCCCCATGAATCCATACTAATACTGGCAACGGATTTTGTGAACTAGCTATTGCAGGAACGTAGATATTCAAACGCAAACAATCCAATGTTTCATTTGCACCACTATCTGATCGCATTGATGATTTTACGGTTTGCGGACATTCTATGGAACCATCGTATGCGTTAAATATTTCCTCACCGAATCCGGGATGATGACGCGCAGCCTGAAACATATGTTAATGTATATCATTTCTGATATaaaaggtatattatattatatgatttttttttatcttatctgACGGCTGAGTAACAGCGAAATACGTTGTAGAATTGTAGTAAACaacaatagttttaatttaaattaaaaaggtttttttttataaaaagtcaaCACACATAACAGTATCATaggtaatatacaaaaaacttaCACCAAAAGGATCGTTCAAATCCACCTGCGCATACGGTATTCCCAAAAACTTTGAATAATTCGCATCGCTGGATTTTAAGCCTCTTACAAGTCCTTGGTCAATTAACACTAATGGGTCAACTCTTACTTGTGCGGAATACGCATTactaattaaactaaaaacacaaattatacttaaaatttccATATTTTCAAAGATCCATAAATGTACCGTGATGATTCCCAGCTGTGACAAGTTTGAAAGTCACTTTCAAAATGCAATATCTATGAATTTTTTCGTGATAATGTACGTGATGATGAATTGATATAGTATTCATCTTACTTATCGTGTACTTGAGGTTTGATATATTCAAGATAATATTGTACAAGCCAAATCCctaaaaaatttaaggaaTTTTTTAGGTTGTTTCAGgcgtattttgtttgttatttaccataatttaatttaaaacaatgagtgtattatatgattaatattattataatttttttacatttgggTTTGGTTTCTCTGCCCTCAAACAAAAGTTAGCAATCTATTTGCAGAGTCGTAAAGTCTCTCTAATGATCATGGACAGTGCGGGTTTCCtaccatcagacgacccaccagcttcTCTGCCAacatataaactaatatatgTGTTATAGTTGTCAAAGGAGTTGATTGGCGAGAACTATTCTAGgcgttaatatttaatatttgtcacAGCTTTGCTCCTACTACTGGGAATACTGCTCGGAGTATGGGTGGTGTACGGAATTTTGAAGTTAATAATGTCAAGGGTGAGAAGATCCGCAAAGCTTCGGTACGGAGACAAGGAGCTTGCAATACAACAACGGTTACGTGCTCTGGATACATTTAGAGGGTTGGTTTTTTGGTATTACTATTATTGTTAAGCATTACGTAAAACTGCAGTAACGATGTAATAACGTGAATGACGTTAGCTGCTTTTGTAAGATAAGATAGATGTTTCTGTTGCTAGActtgttcttttatttttatttattttagttctgATTATTGCTTGTAATATCTATacagaaaaatacaatattttctgtGGAAAGTATGatgaagtttataaaaatgggCCATCCATCATGTATTCCtagtaaattattcaattcaaacagcaatcaatacaaaattgaaaaGAGTTGTTGCCATATTAAGCGTATCATTGCTCGCGtgaatgtttttctttttaggtTCCCACGGAACATATGCGATGTTTCTAACTTGCATCCACAACTGGTTGTTTCATAGTATTATGCGTTTAACAACTGAGCGGGCAATATGTGTAATTAAACaactataattaaaaccaCTCCTTTATTAATAGCATAAGGGTTTGATACGAGTTATACCTGTCCCGATGTTTGAGTGGACTTCCGTCTCTTTTATTTGCATTAGTTAGATACAGACACACCTTTGCCTATGTAGCGACcactgtatataaaatatttattcctatTTATGTATTCTTCGAGCTGACGGGGAAATTACAATGAGAGtcaaaatttaacatatttttaatgtagaaACAGACGAACTAAATTGtcatcaattaaaacaaaaaatcaaataaaaaatcaaaactctTAAGTTCtctttctaattattattcctTTGTTTATACAGTATAGAATAGATTATATACTTTAACTCACATAATATATGCGGGTAAAGGCGTCTTGAATTCGTGCTAtactttttatagaataataagaCGTCAAGGTTATGATTCTGTTAAATACTTTAACGACACGATAAATACTTTTTGCGGGCTGGATCGTCAGCATAATGATAAACAGAAAGAGGATATTAGGTTCTCAAATTTTATACGATTTGGCTTTAAAAGTAGACATGTTTTTCTTGTAAACCTGTTACACTAGAATACGATTACCTTTCAGGATGGCCATAGTTTTCATGATATTTGTGAACGACGGCGCGGGGGGTTACTGGTGGCTGGAGCACGCCACGTGGAACGGCCTGGCCGTTGGAGACTTGGTGTTTCCCGCGTTTTTGTGGATCATGGGCGTGTGTGTCCCTCTGTCCGTAAAAAGTGCATTCGCTAAGGGCATTCCGAggtggaaaatatttatacatattgtacGGGTGAGTGTGACCTATTGTATTGTGGTCaaaattttcatgtttttcagatgtttaatatttaaagaatttcgTGAGTTTACAGTTTCTTATTTAACacgtattgtttttaaatataagcatttattcgaatttcaaaattattttttgtaaatgtatgaCGACATATTTGTACGTAATGAGCATGTAATTTATCTTATAGTTATTACGGATAGGCAATTGCGCATGAAACGTTACGCTTTATGAAgcaaaaatgcaattaaaggCAAATTCTGTTTCTACTATATTACAGACACTAAGTATGCTTTCTATTAACAAACTCGAGTCCTAAACAGAGTTTATTCGTACTTTGATggaaatttaaacttttataaaatatgtttaaacgtgtgataatacatttttactgaAATGGCTTCAAAGTATTTTGACGATTATAACTATCTTTGTAAATCCATAATGGTCTAATTGATAAAGCTATTATTGATGATAATATTGGTAGATCAGCGACCGATGATATCTCTACATTACATACAGTTCGCATCTTTATGATGTAGAATTAGATTAGATAGAATTTGACGAAAGTGTTCTTAAGATTGGATATTCTATTACTAAGTAAAGTTTTAGAATGTAAATTCgcatgtatataaatatatttagaacatTATGAATATTGAACGTGTACTGAAACCTACCGCTAAATAAGAATTCTAGCaccaattgaaaataaattgtaaatattattgttaagtttAAATGTTAGTGAGgctttgataaaaattacataactgCTAACCGAACGCTGACTTGCGCTCGACCAAACCCGTTCGAGTCGTTTATTTGCAATAATGTAGGAAGAGTCGCCGGTTGGTTTAACCTTTAAAAGTATTGTTATGTCAAACTTAACTGTAGTATAACAATGGgtattttaaaacttgttCTCAATTCGAGTAACCGCATTTTCAGCTTATGAAATACTATTATgagcaaaatatattaagaagtaTTTGAATGGCCGAAAATTCTTACCGAACAGAATagcgtaaatatataaaagtgactactttttaaaaaacaaaataagtgcacaatttatgtaataaaaggaCGCTACAAAAATGCTTTGTCAAGGATAGTTAATTTCCGTCATTTGAACGTTTGAATTGCATCGTTTACGACGGACATTAGGCCACTTTCATACGTTACATCACCGATTTCCTCAAGCTACGTGTGTTAGATATAAAGATGCATTTAATATGCAGTGTTTCGAGATGTTACATTGCGAATTCCACACTCGCGTGCGCGCTCTCTCTGTCTCCTTTGATGTGCTGATTATTTGTGATGTATTAGcagacattattttaaattgtatgcaAGAAAAAAGACATCGTTAATTGTTATATcggaattttgaatttaacgaGAAGTTCATATTGTTCGTAATTTGGTAGaaaatgtcaatatttttctacGATAAAATATGCACAGAAACCTTTTATGTACAGCCAAGAACCTGCACCCATGTTGTATCTATAAAGTAACACAATTTAGTTAAGGTGTATAAGCACTGCTTTAAACCGATGTAATTGGCTTGACCCAAAGAAAGGATGCCGGCCTGGTTTCGTTTCTAATCCGATAcggttaatttataataacggGATCGTCCACGCCTCATGTGATAAGGCATTCAATTTGATGGATATGTTCAATTGTTAAATTGATGCTAGAGTAACTATGCTTGACGCGATGCAAATATCGCTTGCCATTCACTGTCCGCACTTGATAAACgggaaatgtttttgtttggttttgtTTCTTGGAAACGGCCTCAAGGACTGTTTTCGTATGagagttattattaattttcctaTTGTTTAACGTAAGACGGCTAATTTAAacgttaaattattacaataactgTTTTTCGCTTTTGAGTTAAAACTGCTACccagtttaaatattataattcatagaGTACCCAATCAGATTTACTCATCTGATTTGAATTACACCAAAACAAGCCAAGTTTTGTGGCaattaatcaaacaaacacatagaGACGAGATCGGGCGGTTTTAGGTACACACCTTCATATTatcttagttttttaataaacaagttGGTTTCAGCGTTCCATTATGATGTTTCTACTCGGTATTTCATTGAACACAATATATGGGTCTAACATGCTCAGTGAATTGAGGATCTTTGGAGTATTGCAGCGGCTGGCGGTCGCGTATCTAATCGCGGCCGGGTTCTATGCGCTAACTGCTCCTAAATATTATACACCGCCGCGGGTAAGCGATTCTTTCTAATTTCTTGTTTGAgatcaattgttttttcaaatcacatatttttttttcgagaaaccacaataaaataacttaataataacttcaaggataacattaaaattccaATTAATTATAGGCGCACAATGTACTCGTAGGGCTTTCCGAAATTAAAGTAAGTTTCGATTTTCGCTAGCTCTTGACCTCTTTATAATTAGAAAAGAATGTTCTAAAGGTTTATTGGTGCCCTTGTCGCCTAGTGTAGTAATGAAGATATAGACTAAAAAATCCTTATCTTAGCATCTTTGAACCATAAGTAATTAGCACACCACGAACTCGTTGTagaatatagtatttaataaagggTCTAAAGATGAAATTCCAAGTCACGAATGAATTTTACACAATgatgtttatttcatacattctGGAACATAtcgtaattgaataaaatccaTTGCAATTtccatgttattttaattattttgtccTTAATAAACGACAATATTGGTAAAGCATCAAGCAAATAATATCACTTCGCAGGGCGCATGTGGACAAGCGCTAAAGGACATTCTGTCCTGTCTATGGTGCTGGGTGCTCGCCGCCGCGCTGATAGCTCTGCACAGCGCTATCACATTCATTGTGCACGACCCGAACTGTCCTGCGTGAgagattttttgttatcttatatataaaatttccgtGTCAGAATTTTAGTTACcgaactcctccgaaacggctggtcCGATTCTtatgtaattttcaaatttgaatagTTCTAGGGTCAAAATCGAAggcgaaataattaaaaaaccttttttatttattcaactttatattttttattattataatgagtcCCTTTCGACTCGATTTGTCCTATCTCAAACagacaaatttcattcaaacgtTGTACCTACACTTATCAAGCATCAGTGACAATAGAATAATTTGATGatttcttattatcctgatcaCGATCGCCAGGAATAAATAGGATTAAATATCCACATATACTCTTTATcgagtgagacaatttagttgattcgaAAATGCGTGTTTTTcaggttataatttttttatttcagaggTTACCTAGGTCCGGGGGGTAAGCACGACGACTGGGTGGCCCCAGAGTGCAGTGGTGGTGCAGCAGGATACATAGATCGGTTGCTGCTGGGAACATCCCACATGTACCAGCACAGCGACGCCAGGAGGGTGTACGGGGGACCTGCTACCGACCCTGAGGGACTGCTGGGTGAGATTTTTGGGACTAGGGGAGAATGTTTTAATTGGAAGTGATTTAATTGCAATGCATTTTAGAACAAAGTTTGTACGACTTAAGGTAGTATAATGTAGATTAAATTGCCCTTAATTGCTTTGAAAATATCTATCTCTAAttccaaaatattattctatgacTGGCTCTCTTAACACAGGTACCTAGCAATAGGACCAAGGTTTCtcaataaagattaatttacatactatcgaatatttataaaagtaagttTTATACTCAATCATAGTGCCTTATGGCGAATGTCAGAACTGTTCTATCTATTGTGTCGGAATCCTGGGATGGCCGTTAATAAAACTATCGGTGGATAGAAACGTGTTTTAGTTCTATAAACATGtaaatttgtacataataaaaatctgtaaCGCACAAACTCCAAGTCCGCAAACGCAAAAATTCTTCAACTGTGTCTCAATTGTTTCGTGTCATATTTGGTAGTctgctaaatatttatgttcaatGGTGTTTTATATGGGCAACGCGGTTTTTTTGCGAAATTGTTCCATCGAAGCTATTAACGGTATTGTTTTTGCAAAAAACGAATTTTGTATACGCCACTTGGATTGTAATAGATTGTCAGTCGTCAGTGAGTTGTCAGTCAATAGCCAATTAGTAGTCAGTGCGTCGTCAGTCAGTAGTCAATCAGTCGTCAGTGAGTCGTCAGTCAGTAGCGTGAGCGTGAGCGTGCAGTTGTGCGCAGGTTGCTTGACGTCGGCGGTGCAGGCGCTGGCGGGCGTGCAGGCGGGCGCCACGGCCGTGCTGCAGCGCTCGCACAAGGCGCGCGTGTCGCGCTGGCTCGCCGCCGCGCTCGCGCTCGCGCTCGCCGCCGCGCTGCTCGCCGGCTTCTCGCGCGACCACGGCGTCGTGCCGGTCAACAAGAGCTTGTGGTGAGTCCACACcacactacactacactacaccACACAACACCACACTACACTACACAACACTACATTTCACTACACTACACGATACACTGTACAGCGCACACAGCGATGCAACGCGCGATGTATCGCTACAATACAGTACTCGCCAAATTCTGAAGAATCTGAAGTAAaagctaaaaattataagtttctTATTCAGTGTGTTGTGTTTGTGAAGatatcacaaaattttattaaacagtttatttattcctaaAAGTAGTTACGGACAAAATCATAGTAGCTAAGTACAAACAAATTGTGTGTGTgacaaattttacatattataatagccACCCCGCCAAGCAACTTATAGACAAAAGACTTCTTACATCCAATATTTTGCACCCAGGTCGATATCGTACGTGCTGGCCACATCCGCGGTGTCCCTCACCATCCTCAGCATCACATACACGCTGACGGACGCGTGGCGCGCGTGGGCGGGCGGGCCGTTCCGCGCGCCCGGCCTCAACGCCATCGCGCTGTACGTCGGCCACTCCCTGTGCGCCCACTTGTTCCCCTTCCATTGGAAAGTACCTGTGATGCGAACACACGCCATTAGGCTGCTCGAAGCGGTGTGGGGTACGGCGCTGTGGGTCGTCATCGCGCATGTTATGGCGAAGAAGAAGGTGTTCATAACCTTGTGATGGAGTTGGGAGGAATTCGAATGGTGTTGCCGGATGAGaaaattttgatatgaaattaaattttgaaattgttgaTGTATTCTAGGTTGTTTGGGTCACAGTCTCCATTATTCTTATGTGGTTCTTGACAATgccagtaaataaaaaattccctAGGTAtacgtaattaatttcaaagattATCTGGCAACACTACTCATACATTATTCATGTAAAGTATAAACcgaatcattatatttaatatagttaaatcatttattaacgGTCATCTTTGAAAATGTTAAGATTCGGCTTTTACTCAATTTCGAATTTAAATCTTTTGGAATTCTTTAATACATCCAACTCTAGTTTTATGTGACGAATGTAGAAATTAGATAAATCCTATTATTGATAGGAATTAAGCGAAAAATCATCGATTTTAACGAACATTTCGAATACTACTCgaattataagaattatttaaaacgactCTTGGTGCTCAAGTTGAAGCCCTGTGCCTTATCACTTATGACTCGTTTTCTAAACGGAAAAGCATCTAATACTTCTAgtattttcaatatacatattgaaCTAAACATTGGTATATATACCAATGTTTAGTTCATATATTACCATTTCATATATTGACGAATGATTTGACACCAATATGCAtggaacattattatttttatgctcattaataaaagatatggttaaatataaaacaaccatataataatactacattttacatgaatttattatgtagttaATATAGTATGCAAATACAAAGATTGTCATTTTgtatcataattattgtaagattaattaatgtatttaagtattttaagactgaaagtttttatgcaaatgtaaaattaaaatatgaaggtTGTTAAATTCGTTAAATCTAGTCCCAATCGGATGTACTGTTTACATTGGTTTTGgttaaaaacttttgtaaGCTTgctgaaataaagaaatgaaatctatgtgtttgtttaattcACCCACGAATCCGAACGCACAAAGATTTGATAAAATCTGTATTTGCAGCAAATAAAACTGTCAttagtttatataactttataagtTAATGCATTTTGTCAGATTCAAGATACAcaccttatatatttatcattttattacaaaacttgTGACTTTTATAAAACCTGATTGAATTATTCTTCAGTACAGAAATTATATACAAGTTATTATTGATTGAATACAGTGaaaattggtatttaaatCAGTAAGATAAAGtgtaaggaaaaataaaacaatcgatTTACGATATCCGACGCTTTATTAGCTCAAGGGTGACAGTAATCCGCAATgtcattgaaaataataataaaacaaacgatTCAACAAATCATGACTCAAGGTAACAGAgaatagttttaacaaataaaaccattattaaaattacacttCAAATGTATAACAAAAGGACAATCGTGTGTCCGTTGCACTATGACGTAGTGTGATCCACCCGAgactaataacaaattttatatattagtctttaaaacattcataaactCCATATCCTAAAGTGTAcgataaatgattaattaaataatctcgAATGGATCAAACTGTTTGCCACCCACGTGGTGCTCCCATACTAACAAGTATGCATAAGTTTGgcatttcatattatgtttctaCGTCGACCTTTCCTCGACACTAACTCTGACATATACATgcattatatgttataaatatcaactactttttatttttataaattcataaaaatcgttcAAATCACTCTGTTGTAAACGGTAAATGCCATATtaggaattaaatattttacctacaagttaaatactttttaatatatatttcagctTTACAGAGGATACCTCTCTTTCGCATTGCTATTCTAAATATCGATACTTAAGTTATATTGGTAGTCAGTGAACATTTAGGCAGGCACACTTGCTGATCctcatacatttatatgcaCTAacgataca
The sequence above is a segment of the Zerene cesonia ecotype Mississippi chromosome 17, Zerene_cesonia_1.1, whole genome shotgun sequence genome. Coding sequences within it:
- the LOC119833663 gene encoding heparan-alpha-glucosaminide N-acetyltransferase, producing the protein MRNVLIKTHIARIVKSATMNESAAVNDTWQWYKDVVRSWLEDPGVEEFQGLNISSLMMDQAYVIGEADRNVAVYSVSDDCFRCPFELQKSISAGFESWWVVDTAKRVTWRVYMDTSEDYMSVRNTTGLICQLRPYLGEFGVYTLNVTSDGCDVRTTREPVDIYMPLLLLLGILLGVWVVYGILKLIMSRVRRSAKLRYGDKELAIQQRLRALDTFRGMAIVFMIFVNDGAGGYWWLEHATWNGLAVGDLVFPAFLWIMGVCVPLSVKSAFAKGIPRWKIFIHIVRRSIMMFLLGISLNTIYGSNMLSELRIFGVLQRLAVAYLIAAGFYALTAPKYYTPPRGACGQALKDILSCLWCWVLAAALIALHSAITFIVHDPNCPAGYLGPGGKHDDWVAPECSGGAAGYIDRLLLGTSHMYQHSDARRVYGGPATDPEGLLGCLTSAVQALAGVQAGATAVLQRSHKARVSRWLAAALALALAAALLAGFSRDHGVVPVNKSLWSISYVLATSAVSLTILSITYTLTDAWRAWAGGPFRAPGLNAIALYVGHSLCAHLFPFHWKVPVMRTHAIRLLEAVWGTALWVVIAHVMAKKKVFITL